One window from the genome of Podospora pseudocomata strain CBS 415.72m chromosome 6, whole genome shotgun sequence encodes:
- the TRP4 gene encoding anthranilate phosphoribosyltransferase (BUSCO:EOG09262N10; EggNog:ENOG503NWSM; COG:E), with protein sequence MPSQTATAPAELPPVDIKPLLSRLWPVGHPDTVSPDEIANAISYFFTNQVSDVQAGSLLMCLHFTGLDRQAEVLSKTAQAMLKSAAKIDVDELRKVVDSRRRPEGDYQGGLVDIVGTGGDSHNTFNISTTSSILASSLLLIAKHGNKASTSKSGSADLLNCMTPLPPKISLITPSTISLLYSRSNYGFLFAPVFHPGMKYVAPIRRQLPWRTVFNLVGPLANPTDISSPPLLEARMIGVARKDIGPVFASALVMAGAKKAMVVCGDEELDEISCAGETLCWRIVDGKTENFRLHPRDFGLPTHPLSEVSPGKEPHENAAILTRILNGEVPDDDPILHFVLINTAALFVVAGVTEAETSDMGYGDDGKVITERGPGGGRWKEGVRRARWAVKSGEAARQWARFVEVTNSFPEE encoded by the exons ATGCCGTCGcaaacagcaacagcccCCGCCGAGCTCCCCCCAGTCGACATTAAACCTCTTCTCTCTCGACTCTGGCCAGTAGGCCACCCAGACACCGTCTCCCCCGACGAGATCGCCAATGCCATCTCCtacttcttcaccaaccaaGTCTCCGATGTCCAAGCCGGCTCCCTCCTCATGTGCCTGCACTTCACCGGCCTCGACCGCCAAGCAGAAGTGCTCTCCAAGACGGCGCAAGCCATGTTGAAATCAGCCGCCAAAATCGACGTAGATGAGCTTCGCAAAGTAGTCGACTCCCGCCGGCGACCAGAAGGCGACTACCAAGGAGGCCTT gtCGACATAGTTGGCACAGGAGGCGACTCCCATAACACATtcaacatctccaccacctcctccatcctcgcctcctccctcctcctcatcgccaaaCACGGCAACAaagcctccacctccaaatcCGGCTCGGCCGACCTCCTCAACTGCATgactcccctcccccccaaaatctccctcatcaccccctccaccatttCTCTTCTGTATTCCCGTTCCAACTACggcttcctcttcgcccCAGTATTCCACCCAGGAATGAAATACGTCGCCCCCATCCGCCGCCAGCTCCCCTGGAGAACAGTCTTCAACCTTGTCGGCCCCCTAGCAAACCCAACtgacatctcctccccccccctcctcgaagCACGCATGATCGGTGTAGCGCGTAAAGATATCGGTCCTGTCTTCGCCTCTGCCTTGGTTATGGCCGGAGCAAAAAAGGCAATGGTTgtttgtggtgatgaggagctAGATGAGATTTCTTGTGCGGGGGAGACACTCTGCTGGAGGATTGTGGACGGGAAGACGGAAAATTTCCGGTTGCATCCGCGAGACTTCGGGCTGCCAACTCACCCGCTTAGTGAGGTCTCTCCGGGCAAGGAACCGCATGAGAATGCGGCGATTCTGACGAGGATTCTGAACGGGGAAGTGCCGGATGATGATCCGATTTTGCATTTTGTGCTGATCAACACGGCGgcgttgtttgttgttgcgggGGTTACCGAGGCGGAGACGAGTGATATGGGGTATGGGGATGACGGTAAGGTCATTACTGAAAGGGGgccgggaggggggaggtggaaggaagGAGTTAGAAGGGCG
- a CDS encoding hypothetical protein (COG:J; EggNog:ENOG503NYM1): MPPRLRCTASARGLTAAVKPSRPSAALLRPSTPAVTSAARQYATVSRGLSLPDDYVPPTKPPTARPGETRKAQLLRTYTSLLRTTPVVLLFQHNNLTAEEWIAVRRELKAALDAVPATGDASADIASKAKIQVVRTSIFDVAMKLVEFFDPSKVEPTSAPTATGKRVKVTYNHDLSKAAWKAVKSVTMGETKIPETSTYAQLSALMVGPVAAFTLPAVSPQHLAAALSILAPSPPQFPAPTRKKNPGYHEPITQSALQKLLLIGARIEDKAFDMEGVKWVGGIENGLDGLRAQLVHMLQSAGMGLTSTLEGAGKALWLTMESRRTVLEEEQNAQVPTPVGLTGCFPCARHPPQLNAAQQRNTSFLWCEGDFP, encoded by the exons ATGCCACCAAGATTACGATGCACAGCGTCGGCCCGCGGCCtgactgctgctgtcaaACCCTCCAGACCATCTGCTGCTCTCCTACGcccatcaaccccagcaGTGACCTCGGCCGCCAGACAATATGCGACGGTATCTAGAGGCCTGAGCCTGCCCGACGACTATGTCCCTCCCACAAAACCGCCAACGGCCCGTCCTGGCGAGACCCGGAAGGCCCAGCTACTCCGAACATatacctccctcctccgcaccaCCCCCGTGGTTCTCCTGTTCCAACACAATAACCTGACTGCCGAGGAATGGATTGCTGTTAGACGGGAACTCAAGGCCGCTCTTGACGCTGTACCAGCTACGGGAGATGCGTCTGCCGATATTGCCTCCAAGGCTAAGATCCAGGTCGTCAGAACAAGTATCTTTGATGTCGCCATGAAGCTGGTCGAGTTCTTCGATCCCTCGAAAGTCGAGCCCACCTCTGCTCCTACTGCTACCGGCAAGAGGGTAAAGGTCACGTACAACCACGATCTTTCCAAGGCTGCCTGGAAGGCCGTCAAGAGTGTCACCATGGGCGAGACTAAGATTCCTGAAACCTCCACATACGCTCAGCTTTCAGCTCTTATGGTCGGTCCTGTGGCGGCGTTCACTCTCCCAGCTGTGTCGCCCCAAcatcttgctgctgccctcAGCATTCTCGCCCCCAGCCCTCCACAGTTCCCTGcgccaacaagaaagaagAACCCCGGTTATCATGAACCTATCACCCAGAGCGCCCTGCAGAAGCTGCTGCTCATTGGTGCCCGGATTGAGGACAAGGCGTTTGATATGGAGGGCGTCAAGTGGGTTGGTGGCATCGAGAATGGTCTGGATGGTCTGCGTGCCCAGCTTGTGCACATGCTCCAGAGCGCGGGCATGGGTCTCACCTCGACGCTCGAGGGTGCGGGCAAGGCGCTCTGGCTCACGATGGAGAGCAGGAGAActgtgttggaggaggagcagaacG CTCAGGTGCCTACCCCGGTCGGCTTAACGGGATGCTTTCCTTGCGCGCGTCATCCCCCCCAGCTCAATGCGGCTC